The DNA segment gcatccgagtacccaacgatctgctcatgacctcgatcatcaaacagtaatcctttacctggagccgattttatataccagataatgcggacaactgcatcccaatgactatcacagggagaattcATAAACTGGCTTACAACACTCACAAAATAAGAAATGTCGGGCCTAGTCACtgtgagataatttaatttaccaaccaaccgCCTATAGCTTGCAGGATCGATAAGCGGCTCCCCCTGTCcaggcagaagtttagaatttggaTCCATCGGCGTGTCAACAGGTGTGCAACCTGTCATCCCTGtttcctcaagaatgtctaacatatatttcctttgagaaataacaatacttgagctagattgagcaacctcaatacctagaaagtaCTTCAATCTGCCAAGTTCCTTAATTTGAAAGTGCTGGAAGAGATGTTGCTTCAGATTAGTAATATCATCCTGATCATTGCCCGTAATAACAATATCACCAACATAGACTACCAGATAAATACATAGACTTGAAGCAGAGTGGcaataaaacacagagtgatcagcttcactacgagtcatgccaaactcctggataaccgtgctgaacttaccaaaccaggctcgaggagactgctttagaccataaagtgaccgacgcaagcgacatacaaggccacgagactccccctgagcaataaaaccaggtggttgctccatataaacctcatcctcaagatcaccatgaagaaaggcattcttaatgtccaactgatagaggggccaatgacgaactgcagccatggatagaaaaaggcgaactgatgccactttagccactggagagaaggtatcactgtaatctagcccaaatatttgagtgtatcctttggcaacaagacgtgccttaagtcgatcaatctggccatcgggaccaactttgactgcataaacccaacgacaaccaacggtagatttacctgaaggaagaggaacaagctcccatgtaccacttgtatgtaaagcagacatctcgtcactcatagcctgtcgccatcctggatgagacaatgcttcacctgtagacttagggatggaaaccgaggacaatgaagatataaaagcataatggggagatgacagacgatgataactcaaaccaacataatgaggattagggtttagtgTGGTCCGTATACCTTTTCGAAGTGCAATCGGTGTACTAGGAGCAGGATCCGCAGTAGGAGCCGTGTCAGGTGCAGGACGAGAACCAGATGGGCCTGATGTAGGGCGCGaacgacgatgataagtcaagagtggtgtTCCTGTGGCTGGGGAACTAGGAGGGATAACACTGGACTCCTCAAAAGTTGGTATGGGTAAAACCTCTGTGGTTGAAGGTGGAGGAGGATTGCTAAACTCCTCAAAGGTcggtataggtaagacctcagatatgtcatggtggtcagcagaagtgacatcagttgtgaagaaaggtttagactcgaaaaatgtgacgtcagctgacataaggtacctatgaagatcaggtgaataacaacgatatcccttctgaacacgagaataaccaaggaagacacacttgagagcacgaggagctaacttatctttccccggggctaagttatgaacaaaacatgtgctcccaaaaacccgaggtggaagagggtataaggctgactggggaaacaatattgaatgtggaatctgacccttgatgggagatgaaggcatcctattaatcaaataacaagctgtgagaactgcatcgccccaaaaacgcagcggaacacgagactcaattagaagtgtgcgagcagtctcaataaggtgcctattctttctttctgcaaccccattttgctgaggggtataaggacaagatgtctgatgaataattccatgagaagacataaactgctgaaactgagaagatacatattctaaggcattatcactgcgaaaaatgcggatagagacaccaaattggtttttgatttcagcacaaaaactctggaatatagagaataactcagaacgatctttcattaagaaaagccaagtacatcttgagtaatcatcaataaagctaacaaaataacgaaatcccaaggttgaactgactctactaggaccccatatatcagaatgaaccaaggagaaaacagactctgcatgactctcaacactacgcgtaaaggaagctcgggtatgtttcccaagctgacacgactcacaatctaatctagacaaactggataaactaggcaccatcttttgaagtttggataaactcggatgtcctaaacgtctgtggattagatctggaggatctgtaactagacatgttgtggaaggactgagcgagttaaggtagtaaagaccttctgattcacgacctgtaccaattgtccgtcccgtactgcggtcctgcataataaaagaatcatcaataaaatatataccacaattgagggcacgagtcaaacgactaacagatgcaagactaaaaggacaaccaggaacataaagaacggaatctagggtgatagaagacaatgggttggcttgtccaactccttgtgccttagtttgacatccattggctaaagtaacagtaggaagagactgtgaatatacaatattcgacaaaagtgatttattaccagagatatgatcagaagcgcctgagtccatgacccatggtccaagagtactagactgggaaacacaagcaaaagaattaccagcaataggagtgtcagtctgggcaactgaggctacttgtggagatgtTTGCTTACTTTCTCGATACTGAAGGAGCTCATTATATTCTTCTTTAGATACAGAAAAACCCTGGTTACATGTAGTCTCGCTCTGAGCAACGTAGGCATTTTTGGGTGGACGGCCATTTAAGGAATAACACATTTTGCGAGTGTGTCCAAGTTTGTGACAATAAGAACACTTGGGTCTAGATCTCCCAAAACGACCGCCTCCTCGTCTATTCTCCATAGCTTGAGATGCTCGAACATCCACTGTCTGGGATGCAAGAACAGAGGAATCAAGTATCTGTGATGAAATCACTGGGTGACTTGGTGCTGCAGCAAGGCGAAGTAatcgagagaataattcatcaactgtagggacagtcggactcgccaaaatctggtctcgtactgaatcaagatcatgaggaagtccagcgagtgtaagaactagaaacattttctgtcgctgctcttgttgttttgacacactagcagaaactggcatcaatgtctcaaattcctccatgactgcctgtacctgacccaagtaagtagacatatctaattcttgcttctttaagtttgtcatccgtgatatcacatcatagaagcgagatatatcattagtgtataacgtacgagcctttgcccaaaccaaataacatgtctggaatggccgaaacaaaggcatcaacttagaatcaatagaacgccacaagatgctacataattgagcatcaatttttgcccaaagcgctatcgccttttcatctccttcgctagactgtttaatcagatgatcttgcacaccttgacctttacaccacaactcgacagatgaagcccaagctaagtagtttgaacctcccattaaaggttccgaggtaatcataacattagagtttccagaactcatgcttttagacccaaaaacatcaattcccaaagacatcttgtaaattattaccaaataagagaaataatcaACTGTAATCCACTGAAAATAGAGTAAGGAACACTGAACCAGAATAGTAAACTACTGTAGCAGTTGGAAAGTTACTGTTGCAGCCGGAAAATATTCAAAGTGGTcggaatgaaataaaaacagtaggggtaggatcggaattaccagaagacccaactgttctgaaggaactttttcaaaaaatggccagAAGTccactttttttttgaaatcactattcatgtcggaaaaataaaaaagtggtcggaatttggtgaacctggatgggtaggctcggaattgcaagggaaacaatctgtcctgaagagtcgtcgccaaaaaatggccggaaggtGGCCCACGCAACGTTGGAACTTTGCCGGAAAATTTTCTTTGGACAGCTACAGTACCGCCGGAGATTTTCACTGGGATTTGGTCGCCGGACAGTGACTACTCTTGTGGTAGTGTTGGATTTTATGCACAACACTGACCGAGACAAAGCAGacgcaaaacaactttgaaagtcgccggaaaaagggttccggtgactgattttacttcacggaatcgctggaatttatgcacagcgataaatctctcacgatagctcttataccatgtgagaaggcacgggagaaaatatgatatatattgatatgttgtatgtgatgcaatacaagaggtgctatttatagctactttatacaaaggggatactactcctattccaatgtgggacaattacatagctatctctaacaataataataataaaagcggttaaaagttaaaatttgcacataggttcaacatgtattaaaaccagataaataagccgaatatgacagttgagcgaccgtgctagaaccacggaactcgggaatgcctaacaccttctcccgggttaacagaattccttactcggatttctggttcgcggactgtaatacagagtcaatcttttcctcgattcgggattcaactggtgacttgggacaccataaatctcccaagtagcgactctgaattaaataataaatcccgtttcgattgtcctttaattggaaaaactccctctgcgcctttgtgggcgcaggtgaaaaaggaggtgtgacactcgaTATCCATTCCTCTGAAATCTGACCCTTAACTCTCTCTTAATTAATTTAGTATCACTTAATTGACTAGGAGTTGcatcttattttttttaatctaTTCTTATTATTTGATTGATACTAGTATATATAGAGGACAAGAAGAATTTCTTTTGTTTGACACAAAAACAGTACTTATATCCTTATGTAGCAGTTTACAAGTACTGCTAACTTGCATAGTAAAGTGCTCAGTATAAAGTGATCGGTTCTTTGTTCAATCTAATAGGAATTCCATGATTGTGCTATATTGAAACACCTTAAGAATCCTTTGTTATCTTTACCCTAAATTACAAATCAATAACTAATAATAGGCTAGGTATTGAATAAAGGAAATATTAGATAAATTACCAAGGAAAAAGTGGATTAAATTACCTAACTTGTTCTCTTCCATTCCAAAAATCCCTTCATTAGAAAAAAAGTAATCTCTCTTCTTTTGTTGCTTCTGATCACTTTTGCTGAAATTCAATTGCTTCATACCCTATCCCCTTTTGCTTTAGTTTAGTTACATAGTGCACTTTGGCACTAATTTTCTCTTGTTTTCCTTAAGGCTTGATATTAGCTTTTTTTTTGTTTGCATGAGCTTTTATCCTCCATCCCTCCTACTCTCATTCCTTTTTCTTTGAGATTGCAAGGAATTAAAATATTAACCCTTTCCAATCTTTATAAGATGCCCTACAGTAGTTATCTTTTGGGCTTCGGCCCtttaatgtattttttttaatttatgtaCTTAAAAATTACGCCTGTTCCCTTATAATGTAAGGTATTACAGTGTCGCACCTGCGGTACCCAATCCACAAGTGCGGAAACAACAGGAGCAGAAAATTCTGCAGCTGCTTCAAAactccaaactctccgtcaaccatccaaatccATCCCGAgaccctcaggacctcaaccaaacatgccaacaagtcacatacAACTATTccaacttagtcgagccctcaaatcactcaaaacagcACTAAAACATTAAAacaccatcggattcaagcctaagagttccaaaactttcaaattccgctttcgatcaaaagtctatcaaacatcatctgaatgacctgaaattttgcacacacgtcccaaatgacacaacgaacctacttcaatttccagaattccattccgacccctatatcaaaatctccactaccaaccggaaaacaccaaaattccaatttcgccaattcaagcttaaatctaccccggacctccaaaattcattctgatcatgctcctaagtcctaaatcaccttccAAAGCTATCTGTATCATAAAAACCACATTCCGAGATcattactcacaagtcaactttcggttgattttccaactaaaaggccaactttgagactaagtgtctcaattctttccaaaaaacctctctgaacccgaaccaaccaacccgataccatataatacagttgaacaagacataaaaaaatagaaatgggagaaacagagcggtaactcataaaatGACCAGCTGGGTCGTTACACTGATCCTAAAGCTATAATAGCAGTTAAGGTAGATTTCTATATGGAACTACTGGGGACAAAAGGAGATCATAGGATCAGAGCCTTTAGAAGCTGTCTCCACAATGGCCACAGATTTGCAGTGGCACAATAGTTGGAATTGGTGAAGCCTTGTAGGAAGGAAGTTAAGAATGCTATGTTTAGCATAGGGAGCAACAAAAGTCCAGGTCCAGATGGCTATAGTATTGACTTCTTCAAAGCTACATAATGCATTGTAGGAGATGATATTACATTGGAAATTTTAGAATTCTTTGACAATGGGGAGCTACTTAAGCAATTGAATGCTACAATGATCACACTGATCCCTAAAGTTGATGTGCCTCGGAAAGCTGTCCAGTTCAGACTTATAGCATGCTGTAATGTGCTATACAAGTGTATTTCCAAGTTGAAAAGCAAAAGGTCGAGGAAAGTAATTACTCCTCTAGTTTCAGAAAACCAAACAACATTTATGGATGGGAGATCACTAGTGCACAATGTTCTGATATATCATGATCTGCTCAGACACTACAATAGGAAGACTACACCTCGATGTTTGATGAAGATTGACATGAGAAAGGCATATGAAATGGTTAGTTGGAAATTCATTGTGGAGGCTCTAAGGGGGTATGGGTTCCCGGAATACTTTGTTCAACTAACAATGACATGCATTACATCTACCAAATTTACCATCAAGGTAAATGGTGAAGGTCATGGTTATTTTGCAGGTAAAAGAGGATTAAGACAGGATGATTTCATATCTCCTCTTATATTTGTATTAGTAATAGAATGCTTGTCCAGAGTTCTGAAAAAGATGAGTGAACTCCCTAATTATAAATGGTGTCCTATGTGTAAGAGAATTAAACTAACACATCTGATCTTTGCTGATTACTTGATGATATTATGCAAAGGTGATATCAAGTCTGTTACTAAAGTAAAGAAGGTACTTGATCATTTTAGTGAGGTTATTGGGCTGAAGGATAATCAGAAAAAATCCAGTATGTTTGTGGCAGGAGTAGAAGAGGATATTCAGGAGCAGCTACTGAGTATTACAGGGTTCACATTGGGTACATTGCCAATCAGGTATTTAGGACTGCCACTATCTTCTAAAAAGTGGAGCAAAATGGAACGCCACCAACTTGTAGAGAAAATTACATCCAGAATAAGCAATGGCTAAGCAAAAATATTATCATATGCAAGGAGGATCCAAATCATTACTATTGTGCTATTTTCAGAATACAATTTTTGGGGTGCAGTTCTTATACTACCTTAAAGTGTCTTAAAGGAGATGGACAGGAAATGTAGAGACTATCTATGGCGAAGctcagaagagaaaagaaaagtgGCACTAGTGTCTTGGGAAAAACTTTGTATTCCTAAGAAGAATGGAGGTCTAAACATAAAAAGTTGCAAGAAGTGGAATGTGGCTTCTGTTGGAATATTAATCTGGCAGTTAACAAAAAAGGAGGATACATTATGGATAAGATGGGTTCATGGCCTTTATATGAGAGGGGACCAGAACATATGGGATCATAAGCCACCAGCTGGTTGTAGCTGGTATTGGAGGAAATTGAACTCAGTCAAGGCAGAGATGAAAGATTGGTTTAATAGTACTACTTATCACGTAGTGGTAGTTATTCTATCACTAGAAGTTATAACGCTATGCTAGGGTATATGCAGAAATTGGAGGCTGTTGATCTGATATGGAACTCAACAATGCTACCTAGACACAGGGTAATAGTATGGCTGGCTAACCAAGACAGATTACTGTTTAAGGAGAGACCGGCTAGATTGCAAATTCATATTGGCAACAACTTATGTTGTCTCTATGATGATGCAAAAGAGGAAACTTCTTCACATCTTTTCTCTGAATGCAAATGGATAACTGAATTGAGATTGATAATAGAACAATGGCCAGGCATACACATACAGAGTATGGGAGTTGGGAAAAGTCTGGTATGGATGAAAAGAAGACATTGGAGTAAACTCAAAAAGGAAATAGCAGAGGCCATTTGGGGTGCCATGATTTACCATACATGGAGAGAAAGGAACTCTAAGTTGTTCAAGGATGAAAATGTAAATAGAGAA comes from the Nicotiana sylvestris chromosome 4, ASM39365v2, whole genome shotgun sequence genome and includes:
- the LOC138889203 gene encoding uncharacterized protein — its product is MDRKCRDYLWRSSEEKRKVALVSWEKLCIPKKNGGLNIKSCKKWNVASVGILIWQLTKKEDTLWIRWVHGLYMRGDQNIWDHKPPAGCSWYWRKLNSVKAEMKDWFNSTTYHVVKLEAVDLIWNSTMLPRHRVIVWLANQDRLLFKERPARLQIHIGNNLCCLYDDAKEETSSHLFSECKWITELRLIIEQWPGIHIQSMGVGKSLVWMKRRHWSKLKKEIAEAIWGAMIYHTWRERNSKLFKDENVNREIIVT